One window from the genome of Perca flavescens isolate YP-PL-M2 chromosome 17, PFLA_1.0, whole genome shotgun sequence encodes:
- the ciao2b gene encoding cytosolic iron-sulfur assembly component 2B has protein sequence MSGGTSLENANPVIFERSGERLLTATDEDEDVHDPIDDREIFDLIRSINDPEHPLSLEELNVVEQVRVKVNDAESTVGIEFTPTIPHCSMATLIGLSIKVKLLRSLPDRFKIDVHITPGSHASEEAVNKQLADKERVAAALENSSLLEVVNQCLTTRGI, from the exons ATGTCTGGAGGAACTAGTTTGGAGAACGCAAACCCGGTGATTTTTGAGCGGTCCGGGGAGAGGCTGCTGACCGCGACGGACGAGGATGAAGACGTCCATGACCCCATCGACGATAGAGAAATATTCG ATCTGATCAGATCCATCAACGACCCAGAGCATCCTCTGTCTCTGGAGGAACTCAATGTCGTGGAGCAAGTCCGAGTCAAG GTTAATGATGCAGAGAGCACTGTGGGTATTGAGTTCACTCCCACCATTCCCCACTGCAGCATGGCAACACTCATTGGTCTGTCAATCAAAGTAAAGCTGCTACGATCCCTGCCAGACAGGTTCAaa ATTGATGTCCACATCACTCCCGGGTCTCACGCCTCAGAGGAAGCAG TGAACAAACAGCtggcagacaaagagagagttGCAGCAGCTCTGGAGAACTCCTCGCTGCTGGAGGTGGTCAACCAGTGCCTGACCACCAGAGGCATCTGA